In Populus nigra chromosome 10, ddPopNigr1.1, whole genome shotgun sequence, the following proteins share a genomic window:
- the LOC133706069 gene encoding phosphoenolpyruvate carboxylase kinase 1-like: MSEALNSDYQICEEIGRGRFGIVFRCISRSTGDSFAVKSIVKSLVSGDSLEAQCLLTEPKTLHLLSPHPHIIQLHNLYEDETHLHMVIDLCSKQDLHDLIITNGVLSENEARVVFTQLMKAISHCHTYGIVHRDIKPENILFDEGNAIKVADFGSSEVVMKGEMVNGVVGTPYYVPPEVLLGKQYGEKVDVWSAGVVLYIMLTGFPPFYGETVVEIFEAVLRGNLRFSARVFQSASTSVKDLLRRMLCKDVSRRFSAEQVLRHPWVANAAGLT; this comes from the exons ATGAGCGAAGCACTCAACAGCGACTACCAAATCTGCGAGGAGATCGGCCGTGGGCGATTTGGTATTGTTTTCAGGTGCATCTCTCGCTCCACTGGCGATTCTTTCGCTGTCAAATCCATCGTCAAGAGCCTCGTCTCTGGCGACTCCCTAGAAGCGCAATGCCTCTTAACAGAGCCCAAGACACTCCACCTCCTTTCTCCTCACCCCCACATAATCCAACTCCACAACCTCTACGAAGACGAAACTCACCTTCACATGGTCATCGATTTATGCTCTAAACAAGACCTTCACGATTTGATAATCACTAACGGGGTTCTTTCAGAGAACGAAGCTAGAGTGGTTTTCACTCAACTGATGAAAGCTATCTCTCACTGTCATACATACGGCATCGTTCATCGAGACATCAAACCtgaaaacattttatttgaCGAGGGGAATGCAATTAAGGTAGCGGATTTTGGATCTTCTGAGGTTGTAATGAAAGGGGAGATGGTGAATGGTGTAGTGGGGACACCGTATTATGTGCCCCCTGAGGTTTTGTTGGGAAAACAGTACGGAGAGAAGGTGGATGTGTGGAGTGCTGGGGTGGTGTTGTACATAATGTTAACTGGATTTCCGCCGTTTTATGGGGAAACAGTGGTGGAGATATTTGAGGCGGTTTTGAGAGGGAATTTGAGGTTTTCTGCAAGAGTTTTTCAGTCGGCGTCGACAAGTGTTAAAGATCTTTTACGGAGGATGCTCTGTAAAGATGTCTCCAGGCGATTTTCTGCTGAACAAGTGCTAA GACATCCATGGGTAGCAAATGCGGCTGGTTTAACATGA
- the LOC133705512 gene encoding serine/threonine-protein phosphatase PP1 isozyme 3-like isoform X1 codes for MEPFVLDGIITRLLEVRGKPGKQVQLSEAEIRQLCITSREIFLKQPNLLELEAPIKICGDVHGQYSDLLKLFEYGGLPPRANYLFLGDYVDRGKQSLETICLLLAYKIKYPENFFLLRGNHECASVNRIYGFYDECKRRFNVRLWKVFTDCFNCLPVAALIDEKILCMHGGLSPDLRNLDQIRNLYRPAVVPETGLLCDLLWSDPSKDIQGWGANDRGVSYIFGADRVTEFLQKHDLDLICRAHQVVEDGYEFFANRQLVTIFSAPNYCGEFDNAGAMMSVDENLLCSFQILRPAEKKPKFGFGSTGTAKNGTFPPKIKVEKYEKSFQ; via the exons atggagCCTTTTGTTCTTGATGGAATCATTACCAGGTTACTTGAAGTTAGGGGAAAACCAGGGAAGCAGGTCCAGCTTTCTGAGGCTGAAATCAGGCAACTTTGCATCACTTCAAGGGAGATTTTCTTGAAGCAGCCTAATCTTTTAGAGCTTGAAGCTCCTATCAAGATTTGTG GAGATGTGCACGGACAATATTCTGATCTGCTGAAGCTTTTTGAATATGGTGGATTACCTCCTCGTGCCAATTACTTATTTTTGGGGGATTATGTAGATCGTGGAAAGCAAAGCCTGGAAACTATATGCCTTCTGCttgcatataaaataaaatatcctgAAAACTTTTTCCTATTGAGAGGCAACCATGAATGTGCTTCTGTAAACCGTATATATGGATTTTATGATGAGTGCAAACGAAGATTCAATGTCAGACTATGGAAGGTTTTCACAGATTGCTTCAACTGCCTGCCTGTGGCAGCTCTCATTGATGAAAAGATTCTCTGCATGCATGGTGGACTTTCTCCTGATCTGCGGAATTTGGATCAGATAAGAAATTTATACCGACCTGCAGTTGTTCCAGAAACCGGTTTGTTATGTGATCTCCTCTGGTCTGATCCCAGTAAAGACATTCAAGGTTGGGGTGCAAATGATAGGGGAGTTTCATATATATTTGGTGCTGATAGGGTGACAGAATTTCTTCAGAAGCATGACCTTGATCTAATCTGCCGAGCTCATCAG GTTGTAGAAGATGGATATGAGTTTTTTGCTAATAGGCAACTCGTAACCATATTTTCAGCACCTAATTATTGTGGAGAGTTTGACAATGCTGGTGCCATGATGAGCGTGGATGAGAATCTGCTATGTTCTTTCCAAATACTGAGACCTGCAGAAAAGAAGCCAAAGTTTGGCTTTGGGAGCACTGGCACTGCTAAGAATGGTACCTTTCCACCTAAAATCAAG GTGGAAAAGTATGAGAAATCCTTTCAATGA
- the LOC133705512 gene encoding serine/threonine-protein phosphatase PP1 isozyme 3-like isoform X2 — translation MEPFVLDGIITRLLEVRGKPGKQVQLSEAEIRQLCITSREIFLKQPNLLELEAPIKICGDVHGQYSDLLKLFEYGGLPPRANYLFLGDYVDRGKQSLETICLLLAYKIKYPENFFLLRGNHECASVNRIYGFYDECKRRFNVRLWKVFTDCFNCLPVAALIDEKILCMHGGLSPDLRNLDQIRNLYRPAVVPETGLLCDLLWSDPSKDIQGWGANDRGVSYIFGADRVTEFLQKHDLDLICRAHQVVEDGYEFFANRQLVTIFSAPNYCGEFDNAGAMMSVDENLLCSFQILRPAEKKPKFGFGSTGTAKNGTFPPKIKSFLGGKV, via the exons atggagCCTTTTGTTCTTGATGGAATCATTACCAGGTTACTTGAAGTTAGGGGAAAACCAGGGAAGCAGGTCCAGCTTTCTGAGGCTGAAATCAGGCAACTTTGCATCACTTCAAGGGAGATTTTCTTGAAGCAGCCTAATCTTTTAGAGCTTGAAGCTCCTATCAAGATTTGTG GAGATGTGCACGGACAATATTCTGATCTGCTGAAGCTTTTTGAATATGGTGGATTACCTCCTCGTGCCAATTACTTATTTTTGGGGGATTATGTAGATCGTGGAAAGCAAAGCCTGGAAACTATATGCCTTCTGCttgcatataaaataaaatatcctgAAAACTTTTTCCTATTGAGAGGCAACCATGAATGTGCTTCTGTAAACCGTATATATGGATTTTATGATGAGTGCAAACGAAGATTCAATGTCAGACTATGGAAGGTTTTCACAGATTGCTTCAACTGCCTGCCTGTGGCAGCTCTCATTGATGAAAAGATTCTCTGCATGCATGGTGGACTTTCTCCTGATCTGCGGAATTTGGATCAGATAAGAAATTTATACCGACCTGCAGTTGTTCCAGAAACCGGTTTGTTATGTGATCTCCTCTGGTCTGATCCCAGTAAAGACATTCAAGGTTGGGGTGCAAATGATAGGGGAGTTTCATATATATTTGGTGCTGATAGGGTGACAGAATTTCTTCAGAAGCATGACCTTGATCTAATCTGCCGAGCTCATCAG GTTGTAGAAGATGGATATGAGTTTTTTGCTAATAGGCAACTCGTAACCATATTTTCAGCACCTAATTATTGTGGAGAGTTTGACAATGCTGGTGCCATGATGAGCGTGGATGAGAATCTGCTATGTTCTTTCCAAATACTGAGACCTGCAGAAAAGAAGCCAAAGTTTGGCTTTGGGAGCACTGGCACTGCTAAGAATGGTACCTTTCCACCTAAAATCAAG TCATTTTTAGGTGGAAAAGTATGA